A window of Ictidomys tridecemlineatus isolate mIctTri1 chromosome 15, mIctTri1.hap1, whole genome shotgun sequence contains these coding sequences:
- the Dnaaf3 gene encoding dynein axonemal assembly factor 3 isoform X5: MTTPAGSGTGFGSVCWWGLSPALDLQAESPPVDPDSQADTAHKTPELDVLLLGSVDGRHLLRTLARAALWPRRRFNFYVLENNLEAVARHMLIFSLALEEPEKMGLRERSEAFLEVWGNALLRPPVAALVRAQAERLANLVPEPDRLAEQLPWLSLRALKFRERDALEAVFRFWSGGEKGPEAFPMSRLWDSRLRHYLGSRYDARRGVSDWDLRMKLHDRGAQVIHTQEFRRWRDTGVAFELRDSSAYHVPNRTLASGRLLSHRGERVAARGYWGDIATGPFVAFGIEADDQSLLRTSNGQPVKTAGEITQHNVTELFREVAAWGRPRAAQGDKEEEPQPRTSASARESFTVHFLALGSAQTLHHKRCYQGRFQLLYVACGMVHLLGPELGACVSPGGNLVVELARYLVDLRPEQLQAFSARVSELAREAGFAPQTGASPSETFARFCKSGDSAPSGLDPAVESEPAPGEVLACPLEVVSVPGADPAPATGSPRLSSQPQDSSAEVPAPPQEALTTESPAQNLESAPTPDPAPHP, translated from the exons ATGACCACACCAGCGGGCTCCGGCACTGGCTTCGGCTCGGTGTGCTGGTGGGGGCTGTCCCCGGCGCTGGACCTGCAGGCTGAAA GTCCTCCTGTGGACCCAGACTCGCAGGCAGATACGGCGCACAAGACCCCTGAGCTAGATGTGCTGCTGCTGGGCTCGGTTGATGGGCGGCATCTTCTGAGGACCCTGGCACGGGCAGCGCTGTGGCCTCGAAGGAGATTTAAT TTCTACGTGCTGGAGAATAATCTAGAAGCTGTGGCACGTCATATGCTGATCTTCAGCCTAGCCCTGGAGGAGCCGGAGAAGATGGGGCTTCGAG AGCGGAGCGAGGCCTTCCTGGAGGTGTGGGGGAACGCGCTGCTGCGCCCCCCGGTGGCCGCCTTGGTGCGTGCCCAGGCGGAGCGCCTAGCTAACCTGGTCCCGGAGCCCGACCGCCTGGCGGAGCAGCTGCCCTGGCTCAGCCTTCGCGCGCTCAAG TTCCGCGAGCGGGATGCCCTGGAGGCAGTGTTCCGCTTCTGGTCCGGAGGGGAGAAGGGGCCCGAGGCCTTCCCCATGAGCCGCCTCTGGGACTCGCGGCTGCGCCACTACCTGGGCTCCCGCTACGACGCCCGGCGCGGGGTCAGCGACTGGGACCTGCGTATGAAGCTGCACGACCGCGGG GCCCAAGTTATCCACACCCAGGAATTCCGACGCTGGAGGGACACAGGTGTGGCCTTTGAACTCAGAGACTCCAGCGCCTACCACGTGCCCAACAGGACTCTGGCATCTGGTCGCCTCCTGAGTCAC CGCGGAGAGCGCGTGGCAGCGCGTGGGTACTGGGGGGACATTGCCACCGGACCCTTCGTGGCCTTCGGCATTGAGGCAGATGACCAGAGCTTGCTGCGGACCAGCAATGGACAGCCGGTCAAG ACCGCCGGGGAGATCACTCAGCACAACGTGACTGAGCTGTTCCGCGAAGTGGCCGCCTGGGGGCGACCGAGAGCCGCCCAGGGGGACAAGGAAGAGGAGCCGCAGCCGCGGACTTCAG CATCTGCCCGGGAATCCTTCACGGTCCACTTCCTAGCCCTCGGTTCTGCACAGACTCTCCACCACAAGCGCTGCTACCAGGGCCGGTTCCAGCTTCTCTATGTGGCCTGCGG GATGGTCCATCTCCTCGGCCCTGAGCTCGGGGCCTGCGTGTCCCCCGGAGGGAACCTGGTTGTGGAATTAGCCCG GTACCTGGTGGACCTGCGGCCCGAGCAGCTGCAGGCGTTCTCCGCCCGGGTCTCGGAGCTAGCTCGAGAGGCCGGCTTCGCCCCGCAGACTGGGGCCAGCCCCTCTGAAACCTTCGCGCGCTTCTGCAAGTCCGGAGACTCTGCCCCCAGCGGCCTGGACCCAGCTGTGGAATCCGAACCTGCACCCGGCGAAGTCCTGGCCTGCCCCCTGGAAGTAGTGAGCGTGCCCGGGGCGGACCCAGCCCCAGCGACGGGGTCTCCCCGGCTGTCCTCCCAGCCTCAGGATTCCAGCGCAGAGGTCCCGGCCCCGCCCCAGGAGGCGCTGACCACCGAGAGTCCAGCCCAGAACCTAGAGTCTGCCCCGACCCCAGATCCAGCGCCCCATCCCTAA
- the Dnaaf3 gene encoding dynein axonemal assembly factor 3 isoform X1, with protein sequence MTTPAGSGTGFGSVCWWGLSPALDLQAESPPVDPDSQADTAHKTPELDVLLLGSVDGRHLLRTLARAALWPRRRFNFYVLENNLEAVARHMLIFSLALEEPEKMGLRERSEAFLEVWGNALLRPPVAALVRAQAERLANLVPEPDRLAEQLPWLSLRALKGSGRLLLSEPGFFIPPPGKEGRARQEKLPSCIPRSPLPPHACLAAQFRERDALEAVFRFWSGGEKGPEAFPMSRLWDSRLRHYLGSRYDARRGVSDWDLRMKLHDRGAQVIHTQEFRRWRDTGVAFELRDSSAYHVPNRTLASGRLLSHRGERVAARGYWGDIATGPFVAFGIEADDQSLLRTSNGQPVKTAGEITQHNVTELFREVAAWGRPRAAQGDKEEEPQPRTSAASARESFTVHFLALGSAQTLHHKRCYQGRFQLLYVACGMVHLLGPELGACVSPGGNLVVELARYLVDLRPEQLQAFSARVSELAREAGFAPQTGASPSETFARFCKSGDSAPSGLDPAVESEPAPGEVLACPLEVVSVPGADPAPATGSPRLSSQPQDSSAEVPAPPQEALTTESPAQNLESAPTPDPAPHP encoded by the exons ATGACCACACCAGCGGGCTCCGGCACTGGCTTCGGCTCGGTGTGCTGGTGGGGGCTGTCCCCGGCGCTGGACCTGCAGGCTGAAA GTCCTCCTGTGGACCCAGACTCGCAGGCAGATACGGCGCACAAGACCCCTGAGCTAGATGTGCTGCTGCTGGGCTCGGTTGATGGGCGGCATCTTCTGAGGACCCTGGCACGGGCAGCGCTGTGGCCTCGAAGGAGATTTAAT TTCTACGTGCTGGAGAATAATCTAGAAGCTGTGGCACGTCATATGCTGATCTTCAGCCTAGCCCTGGAGGAGCCGGAGAAGATGGGGCTTCGAG AGCGGAGCGAGGCCTTCCTGGAGGTGTGGGGGAACGCGCTGCTGCGCCCCCCGGTGGCCGCCTTGGTGCGTGCCCAGGCGGAGCGCCTAGCTAACCTGGTCCCGGAGCCCGACCGCCTGGCGGAGCAGCTGCCCTGGCTCAGCCTTCGCGCGCTCAAG GGGTCCGGCCGGCTTCTGCTCTCGGAGCCCGGGTTCTTTATCCCACCTccggggaaggaagggagggccAGGCAGGAGAAGCTGCCCTCCTGCATCCCGCGCTCCCCGCTTCCTCCGCACGCGTGCCTGGCCGCGCAGTTCCGCGAGCGGGATGCCCTGGAGGCAGTGTTCCGCTTCTGGTCCGGAGGGGAGAAGGGGCCCGAGGCCTTCCCCATGAGCCGCCTCTGGGACTCGCGGCTGCGCCACTACCTGGGCTCCCGCTACGACGCCCGGCGCGGGGTCAGCGACTGGGACCTGCGTATGAAGCTGCACGACCGCGGG GCCCAAGTTATCCACACCCAGGAATTCCGACGCTGGAGGGACACAGGTGTGGCCTTTGAACTCAGAGACTCCAGCGCCTACCACGTGCCCAACAGGACTCTGGCATCTGGTCGCCTCCTGAGTCAC CGCGGAGAGCGCGTGGCAGCGCGTGGGTACTGGGGGGACATTGCCACCGGACCCTTCGTGGCCTTCGGCATTGAGGCAGATGACCAGAGCTTGCTGCGGACCAGCAATGGACAGCCGGTCAAG ACCGCCGGGGAGATCACTCAGCACAACGTGACTGAGCTGTTCCGCGAAGTGGCCGCCTGGGGGCGACCGAGAGCCGCCCAGGGGGACAAGGAAGAGGAGCCGCAGCCGCGGACTTCAG CAGCATCTGCCCGGGAATCCTTCACGGTCCACTTCCTAGCCCTCGGTTCTGCACAGACTCTCCACCACAAGCGCTGCTACCAGGGCCGGTTCCAGCTTCTCTATGTGGCCTGCGG GATGGTCCATCTCCTCGGCCCTGAGCTCGGGGCCTGCGTGTCCCCCGGAGGGAACCTGGTTGTGGAATTAGCCCG GTACCTGGTGGACCTGCGGCCCGAGCAGCTGCAGGCGTTCTCCGCCCGGGTCTCGGAGCTAGCTCGAGAGGCCGGCTTCGCCCCGCAGACTGGGGCCAGCCCCTCTGAAACCTTCGCGCGCTTCTGCAAGTCCGGAGACTCTGCCCCCAGCGGCCTGGACCCAGCTGTGGAATCCGAACCTGCACCCGGCGAAGTCCTGGCCTGCCCCCTGGAAGTAGTGAGCGTGCCCGGGGCGGACCCAGCCCCAGCGACGGGGTCTCCCCGGCTGTCCTCCCAGCCTCAGGATTCCAGCGCAGAGGTCCCGGCCCCGCCCCAGGAGGCGCTGACCACCGAGAGTCCAGCCCAGAACCTAGAGTCTGCCCCGACCCCAGATCCAGCGCCCCATCCCTAA
- the Dnaaf3 gene encoding dynein axonemal assembly factor 3 isoform X3 yields the protein MTTPAGSGTGFGSVCWWGLSPALDLQAENSQADTAHKTPELDVLLLGSVDGRHLLRTLARAALWPRRRFNFYVLENNLEAVARHMLIFSLALEEPEKMGLRERSEAFLEVWGNALLRPPVAALVRAQAERLANLVPEPDRLAEQLPWLSLRALKGSGRLLLSEPGFFIPPPGKEGRARQEKLPSCIPRSPLPPHACLAAQFRERDALEAVFRFWSGGEKGPEAFPMSRLWDSRLRHYLGSRYDARRGVSDWDLRMKLHDRGAQVIHTQEFRRWRDTGVAFELRDSSAYHVPNRTLASGRLLSHRGERVAARGYWGDIATGPFVAFGIEADDQSLLRTSNGQPVKTAGEITQHNVTELFREVAAWGRPRAAQGDKEEEPQPRTSAASARESFTVHFLALGSAQTLHHKRCYQGRFQLLYVACGMVHLLGPELGACVSPGGNLVVELARYLVDLRPEQLQAFSARVSELAREAGFAPQTGASPSETFARFCKSGDSAPSGLDPAVESEPAPGEVLACPLEVVSVPGADPAPATGSPRLSSQPQDSSAEVPAPPQEALTTESPAQNLESAPTPDPAPHP from the exons ATGACCACACCAGCGGGCTCCGGCACTGGCTTCGGCTCGGTGTGCTGGTGGGGGCTGTCCCCGGCGCTGGACCTGCAGGCTGAAA ACTCGCAGGCAGATACGGCGCACAAGACCCCTGAGCTAGATGTGCTGCTGCTGGGCTCGGTTGATGGGCGGCATCTTCTGAGGACCCTGGCACGGGCAGCGCTGTGGCCTCGAAGGAGATTTAAT TTCTACGTGCTGGAGAATAATCTAGAAGCTGTGGCACGTCATATGCTGATCTTCAGCCTAGCCCTGGAGGAGCCGGAGAAGATGGGGCTTCGAG AGCGGAGCGAGGCCTTCCTGGAGGTGTGGGGGAACGCGCTGCTGCGCCCCCCGGTGGCCGCCTTGGTGCGTGCCCAGGCGGAGCGCCTAGCTAACCTGGTCCCGGAGCCCGACCGCCTGGCGGAGCAGCTGCCCTGGCTCAGCCTTCGCGCGCTCAAG GGGTCCGGCCGGCTTCTGCTCTCGGAGCCCGGGTTCTTTATCCCACCTccggggaaggaagggagggccAGGCAGGAGAAGCTGCCCTCCTGCATCCCGCGCTCCCCGCTTCCTCCGCACGCGTGCCTGGCCGCGCAGTTCCGCGAGCGGGATGCCCTGGAGGCAGTGTTCCGCTTCTGGTCCGGAGGGGAGAAGGGGCCCGAGGCCTTCCCCATGAGCCGCCTCTGGGACTCGCGGCTGCGCCACTACCTGGGCTCCCGCTACGACGCCCGGCGCGGGGTCAGCGACTGGGACCTGCGTATGAAGCTGCACGACCGCGGG GCCCAAGTTATCCACACCCAGGAATTCCGACGCTGGAGGGACACAGGTGTGGCCTTTGAACTCAGAGACTCCAGCGCCTACCACGTGCCCAACAGGACTCTGGCATCTGGTCGCCTCCTGAGTCAC CGCGGAGAGCGCGTGGCAGCGCGTGGGTACTGGGGGGACATTGCCACCGGACCCTTCGTGGCCTTCGGCATTGAGGCAGATGACCAGAGCTTGCTGCGGACCAGCAATGGACAGCCGGTCAAG ACCGCCGGGGAGATCACTCAGCACAACGTGACTGAGCTGTTCCGCGAAGTGGCCGCCTGGGGGCGACCGAGAGCCGCCCAGGGGGACAAGGAAGAGGAGCCGCAGCCGCGGACTTCAG CAGCATCTGCCCGGGAATCCTTCACGGTCCACTTCCTAGCCCTCGGTTCTGCACAGACTCTCCACCACAAGCGCTGCTACCAGGGCCGGTTCCAGCTTCTCTATGTGGCCTGCGG GATGGTCCATCTCCTCGGCCCTGAGCTCGGGGCCTGCGTGTCCCCCGGAGGGAACCTGGTTGTGGAATTAGCCCG GTACCTGGTGGACCTGCGGCCCGAGCAGCTGCAGGCGTTCTCCGCCCGGGTCTCGGAGCTAGCTCGAGAGGCCGGCTTCGCCCCGCAGACTGGGGCCAGCCCCTCTGAAACCTTCGCGCGCTTCTGCAAGTCCGGAGACTCTGCCCCCAGCGGCCTGGACCCAGCTGTGGAATCCGAACCTGCACCCGGCGAAGTCCTGGCCTGCCCCCTGGAAGTAGTGAGCGTGCCCGGGGCGGACCCAGCCCCAGCGACGGGGTCTCCCCGGCTGTCCTCCCAGCCTCAGGATTCCAGCGCAGAGGTCCCGGCCCCGCCCCAGGAGGCGCTGACCACCGAGAGTCCAGCCCAGAACCTAGAGTCTGCCCCGACCCCAGATCCAGCGCCCCATCCCTAA
- the Dnaaf3 gene encoding dynein axonemal assembly factor 3 isoform X2, whose product MTTPAGSGTGFGSVCWWGLSPALDLQAESPPVDPDSQADTAHKTPELDVLLLGSVDGRHLLRTLARAALWPRRRFNFYVLENNLEAVARHMLIFSLALEEPEKMGLRERSEAFLEVWGNALLRPPVAALVRAQAERLANLVPEPDRLAEQLPWLSLRALKGSGRLLLSEPGFFIPPPGKEGRARQEKLPSCIPRSPLPPHACLAAQFRERDALEAVFRFWSGGEKGPEAFPMSRLWDSRLRHYLGSRYDARRGVSDWDLRMKLHDRGAQVIHTQEFRRWRDTGVAFELRDSSAYHVPNRTLASGRLLSHRGERVAARGYWGDIATGPFVAFGIEADDQSLLRTSNGQPVKTAGEITQHNVTELFREVAAWGRPRAAQGDKEEEPQPRTSASARESFTVHFLALGSAQTLHHKRCYQGRFQLLYVACGMVHLLGPELGACVSPGGNLVVELARYLVDLRPEQLQAFSARVSELAREAGFAPQTGASPSETFARFCKSGDSAPSGLDPAVESEPAPGEVLACPLEVVSVPGADPAPATGSPRLSSQPQDSSAEVPAPPQEALTTESPAQNLESAPTPDPAPHP is encoded by the exons ATGACCACACCAGCGGGCTCCGGCACTGGCTTCGGCTCGGTGTGCTGGTGGGGGCTGTCCCCGGCGCTGGACCTGCAGGCTGAAA GTCCTCCTGTGGACCCAGACTCGCAGGCAGATACGGCGCACAAGACCCCTGAGCTAGATGTGCTGCTGCTGGGCTCGGTTGATGGGCGGCATCTTCTGAGGACCCTGGCACGGGCAGCGCTGTGGCCTCGAAGGAGATTTAAT TTCTACGTGCTGGAGAATAATCTAGAAGCTGTGGCACGTCATATGCTGATCTTCAGCCTAGCCCTGGAGGAGCCGGAGAAGATGGGGCTTCGAG AGCGGAGCGAGGCCTTCCTGGAGGTGTGGGGGAACGCGCTGCTGCGCCCCCCGGTGGCCGCCTTGGTGCGTGCCCAGGCGGAGCGCCTAGCTAACCTGGTCCCGGAGCCCGACCGCCTGGCGGAGCAGCTGCCCTGGCTCAGCCTTCGCGCGCTCAAG GGGTCCGGCCGGCTTCTGCTCTCGGAGCCCGGGTTCTTTATCCCACCTccggggaaggaagggagggccAGGCAGGAGAAGCTGCCCTCCTGCATCCCGCGCTCCCCGCTTCCTCCGCACGCGTGCCTGGCCGCGCAGTTCCGCGAGCGGGATGCCCTGGAGGCAGTGTTCCGCTTCTGGTCCGGAGGGGAGAAGGGGCCCGAGGCCTTCCCCATGAGCCGCCTCTGGGACTCGCGGCTGCGCCACTACCTGGGCTCCCGCTACGACGCCCGGCGCGGGGTCAGCGACTGGGACCTGCGTATGAAGCTGCACGACCGCGGG GCCCAAGTTATCCACACCCAGGAATTCCGACGCTGGAGGGACACAGGTGTGGCCTTTGAACTCAGAGACTCCAGCGCCTACCACGTGCCCAACAGGACTCTGGCATCTGGTCGCCTCCTGAGTCAC CGCGGAGAGCGCGTGGCAGCGCGTGGGTACTGGGGGGACATTGCCACCGGACCCTTCGTGGCCTTCGGCATTGAGGCAGATGACCAGAGCTTGCTGCGGACCAGCAATGGACAGCCGGTCAAG ACCGCCGGGGAGATCACTCAGCACAACGTGACTGAGCTGTTCCGCGAAGTGGCCGCCTGGGGGCGACCGAGAGCCGCCCAGGGGGACAAGGAAGAGGAGCCGCAGCCGCGGACTTCAG CATCTGCCCGGGAATCCTTCACGGTCCACTTCCTAGCCCTCGGTTCTGCACAGACTCTCCACCACAAGCGCTGCTACCAGGGCCGGTTCCAGCTTCTCTATGTGGCCTGCGG GATGGTCCATCTCCTCGGCCCTGAGCTCGGGGCCTGCGTGTCCCCCGGAGGGAACCTGGTTGTGGAATTAGCCCG GTACCTGGTGGACCTGCGGCCCGAGCAGCTGCAGGCGTTCTCCGCCCGGGTCTCGGAGCTAGCTCGAGAGGCCGGCTTCGCCCCGCAGACTGGGGCCAGCCCCTCTGAAACCTTCGCGCGCTTCTGCAAGTCCGGAGACTCTGCCCCCAGCGGCCTGGACCCAGCTGTGGAATCCGAACCTGCACCCGGCGAAGTCCTGGCCTGCCCCCTGGAAGTAGTGAGCGTGCCCGGGGCGGACCCAGCCCCAGCGACGGGGTCTCCCCGGCTGTCCTCCCAGCCTCAGGATTCCAGCGCAGAGGTCCCGGCCCCGCCCCAGGAGGCGCTGACCACCGAGAGTCCAGCCCAGAACCTAGAGTCTGCCCCGACCCCAGATCCAGCGCCCCATCCCTAA
- the Tnni3 gene encoding troponin I, cardiac muscle isoform X1 — MADSSDAAGDPRPAPAPVRRRSSANYRAYATEPHAKKKSKISASRKLQLKTLMLQMAKQELEREAEERRGEKTRALSTRCQPLELAGLGFSELQDLCRQLHTRVDKVDEERYDVEAKVTKNIKEIADLTQKIFDLRGKFKRPTLRRVRISADAMMQALLGARAKESLDLRAHLKQVKKEDTEKVSVGEGQEGNAAGAEANHPRTSPEGRWHLELG; from the exons ATGGCTGA CAGCAGCGATGCG gccggGGACCCGCGCCCCGCGCCCGCCCCGGTGCGACGCCGCTCCTCCGCCAACTACCGAGCCTACGCCACCGAACCGCACGCCAAG AAAAAGTCTAAGATCTCCGCCTCAAGAAAACTGCAGCTCAAG ACCCTGATGCTGCAGATGGCGAAGCAGGAGCTGGAGCGGGAGGCCGAAGAGCGGCGGGGAGAGAAGACACGCGCCCTGAGCACCCGCTGCCAGCCTCTGGAGCTGGCTGGGCTGGGCTTCTCGGAGCTACAG gacttGTGCCGCCAGCTGCACACCCGGGTGGACAAGGTGGATGAAGAGAGATATGACGTAGAGGCAAAGGTCACCAAGAACATTAAGGAG ATTGCAGATCTGACCCAGAAGATCTTTGACCTTCGTGGCAAGTTCAAGCGGCCCACCCTGCGGAGGGTTCGCATCTCTGCGGATGCCATGATGCAGGCCCTGCTGGGGGCCCGCGCTAAGGAATCTTTGGACCTGCGGGCCCACCTCAAGCAAGTGAAGAAGGAAGACACCGAGAAGGTGAGTGTGGGTGAGGGCCAGGAGGGCAACGCTGCGGGTGCTGAGGCCAACCACCCTAGGACCTCGCCAGAGGGCAGGTGGCACTTGGAGCTGGGGTGA
- the Dnaaf3 gene encoding dynein axonemal assembly factor 3 isoform X4, which produces MTTPAGSGTGFGSVCWWGLSPALDLQAESPPVDPDSQADTAHKTPELDVLLLGSVDGRHLLRTLARAALWPRRRFNFYVLENNLEAVARHMLIFSLALEEPEKMGLRERSEAFLEVWGNALLRPPVAALVRAQAERLANLVPEPDRLAEQLPWLSLRALKFRERDALEAVFRFWSGGEKGPEAFPMSRLWDSRLRHYLGSRYDARRGVSDWDLRMKLHDRGAQVIHTQEFRRWRDTGVAFELRDSSAYHVPNRTLASGRLLSHRGERVAARGYWGDIATGPFVAFGIEADDQSLLRTSNGQPVKTAGEITQHNVTELFREVAAWGRPRAAQGDKEEEPQPRTSAASARESFTVHFLALGSAQTLHHKRCYQGRFQLLYVACGMVHLLGPELGACVSPGGNLVVELARYLVDLRPEQLQAFSARVSELAREAGFAPQTGASPSETFARFCKSGDSAPSGLDPAVESEPAPGEVLACPLEVVSVPGADPAPATGSPRLSSQPQDSSAEVPAPPQEALTTESPAQNLESAPTPDPAPHP; this is translated from the exons ATGACCACACCAGCGGGCTCCGGCACTGGCTTCGGCTCGGTGTGCTGGTGGGGGCTGTCCCCGGCGCTGGACCTGCAGGCTGAAA GTCCTCCTGTGGACCCAGACTCGCAGGCAGATACGGCGCACAAGACCCCTGAGCTAGATGTGCTGCTGCTGGGCTCGGTTGATGGGCGGCATCTTCTGAGGACCCTGGCACGGGCAGCGCTGTGGCCTCGAAGGAGATTTAAT TTCTACGTGCTGGAGAATAATCTAGAAGCTGTGGCACGTCATATGCTGATCTTCAGCCTAGCCCTGGAGGAGCCGGAGAAGATGGGGCTTCGAG AGCGGAGCGAGGCCTTCCTGGAGGTGTGGGGGAACGCGCTGCTGCGCCCCCCGGTGGCCGCCTTGGTGCGTGCCCAGGCGGAGCGCCTAGCTAACCTGGTCCCGGAGCCCGACCGCCTGGCGGAGCAGCTGCCCTGGCTCAGCCTTCGCGCGCTCAAG TTCCGCGAGCGGGATGCCCTGGAGGCAGTGTTCCGCTTCTGGTCCGGAGGGGAGAAGGGGCCCGAGGCCTTCCCCATGAGCCGCCTCTGGGACTCGCGGCTGCGCCACTACCTGGGCTCCCGCTACGACGCCCGGCGCGGGGTCAGCGACTGGGACCTGCGTATGAAGCTGCACGACCGCGGG GCCCAAGTTATCCACACCCAGGAATTCCGACGCTGGAGGGACACAGGTGTGGCCTTTGAACTCAGAGACTCCAGCGCCTACCACGTGCCCAACAGGACTCTGGCATCTGGTCGCCTCCTGAGTCAC CGCGGAGAGCGCGTGGCAGCGCGTGGGTACTGGGGGGACATTGCCACCGGACCCTTCGTGGCCTTCGGCATTGAGGCAGATGACCAGAGCTTGCTGCGGACCAGCAATGGACAGCCGGTCAAG ACCGCCGGGGAGATCACTCAGCACAACGTGACTGAGCTGTTCCGCGAAGTGGCCGCCTGGGGGCGACCGAGAGCCGCCCAGGGGGACAAGGAAGAGGAGCCGCAGCCGCGGACTTCAG CAGCATCTGCCCGGGAATCCTTCACGGTCCACTTCCTAGCCCTCGGTTCTGCACAGACTCTCCACCACAAGCGCTGCTACCAGGGCCGGTTCCAGCTTCTCTATGTGGCCTGCGG GATGGTCCATCTCCTCGGCCCTGAGCTCGGGGCCTGCGTGTCCCCCGGAGGGAACCTGGTTGTGGAATTAGCCCG GTACCTGGTGGACCTGCGGCCCGAGCAGCTGCAGGCGTTCTCCGCCCGGGTCTCGGAGCTAGCTCGAGAGGCCGGCTTCGCCCCGCAGACTGGGGCCAGCCCCTCTGAAACCTTCGCGCGCTTCTGCAAGTCCGGAGACTCTGCCCCCAGCGGCCTGGACCCAGCTGTGGAATCCGAACCTGCACCCGGCGAAGTCCTGGCCTGCCCCCTGGAAGTAGTGAGCGTGCCCGGGGCGGACCCAGCCCCAGCGACGGGGTCTCCCCGGCTGTCCTCCCAGCCTCAGGATTCCAGCGCAGAGGTCCCGGCCCCGCCCCAGGAGGCGCTGACCACCGAGAGTCCAGCCCAGAACCTAGAGTCTGCCCCGACCCCAGATCCAGCGCCCCATCCCTAA
- the Tnni3 gene encoding troponin I, cardiac muscle isoform X2, producing the protein MADSSDAAGDPRPAPAPVRRRSSANYRAYATEPHAKKKSKISASRKLQLKTLMLQMAKQELEREAEERRGEKTRALSTRCQPLELAGLGFSELQDLCRQLHTRVDKVDEERYDVEAKVTKNIKEIADLTQKIFDLRGKFKRPTLRRVRISADAMMQALLGARAKESLDLRAHLKQVKKEDTEKENREVGDWRKNIDALSGMEGRKKKFEG; encoded by the exons ATGGCTGA CAGCAGCGATGCG gccggGGACCCGCGCCCCGCGCCCGCCCCGGTGCGACGCCGCTCCTCCGCCAACTACCGAGCCTACGCCACCGAACCGCACGCCAAG AAAAAGTCTAAGATCTCCGCCTCAAGAAAACTGCAGCTCAAG ACCCTGATGCTGCAGATGGCGAAGCAGGAGCTGGAGCGGGAGGCCGAAGAGCGGCGGGGAGAGAAGACACGCGCCCTGAGCACCCGCTGCCAGCCTCTGGAGCTGGCTGGGCTGGGCTTCTCGGAGCTACAG gacttGTGCCGCCAGCTGCACACCCGGGTGGACAAGGTGGATGAAGAGAGATATGACGTAGAGGCAAAGGTCACCAAGAACATTAAGGAG ATTGCAGATCTGACCCAGAAGATCTTTGACCTTCGTGGCAAGTTCAAGCGGCCCACCCTGCGGAGGGTTCGCATCTCTGCGGATGCCATGATGCAGGCCCTGCTGGGGGCCCGCGCTAAGGAATCTTTGGACCTGCGGGCCCACCTCAAGCAAGTGAAGAAGGAAGACACCGAGAAG GAGAACCGGGAGGTAGGAGACTGGCGCAAGAACATCGATGCGCTGAGCGGAATGGAAGGCCGCAAGAAGAAGTTTGAGGGCTGA